A single Cygnus atratus isolate AKBS03 ecotype Queensland, Australia chromosome 11, CAtr_DNAZoo_HiC_assembly, whole genome shotgun sequence DNA region contains:
- the MINAR1 gene encoding major intrinsically disordered Notch2-binding receptor 1, with product MESNQETSLFLVKILEELDTKQNTVSYQDLCKSLCARFDLSQLAKLRSVLFYTACLDPNFPATLFKDKMRCTVNNQQSKKIMVAADIVTIFNLIQMNGGVAKEKLPVARQKVKKKESFESCRSDTEICNVADCVPNCELNDQDFNQGFPVRRSSKCRKMDCKDCQQFVPSSEPNFLLGVNKEMKGRAASLDRLQALASYSIATSPPCEMQSTYFPMNIENESISDQDSLPISAGLKETFISNDEPFVMQSCIQKRNIFKEDFHNLITISPNLIPPNKKPEVGHREPQNRKESSKQAFFNHSFEMPYSSQYLNPVYSPIPDKRRAKHESLDDLQASTYFGPTTILGPQDNKKWTGKPTKQTAWPAKSWSLNTEEVPDFERSFFNRKQSEEKTRYQSSNNPSPNFPSADRHQSYLNAKDQQPIMQTNYAVKQNGHKPKEIPSILDVEKHELVKKFKDKSINCTSVQILSIDRTTSVGTQTEQQVLDHKKCKDMCAPGQAKYGERHSLKHSDDDSEIVSDDISDIFRFLDDMSISGSTGVMQSSCYNSTGSLSQVHKSDCDSSPEHNLTKISNGSACNKLEKVVRADVSNTDDELKTSVCKLVLRIGEIEKKLESLSGVREEISQVLGKLSKLDQKIQQPEKVSVQIDLNSLTSEAASDESNSPQIFQCHNTPHGGKLENNPEWCCSDASGSNSESLRVKALKKSLFTRRSSRSLTEENSATESKIASISNSPRDWRAITYSNQVGITEEEMKERDGGENKDWHRKSKEADRQYEIPQPHRLSKQPKDAFLIEQVFSPHPYPASLKSHMKSNPLYTDMRLTELAEVKRAQPSWTIEEYTRNSGDKGKIAALDLQTQESLNPNNLEYWMEDIYTPGYDSLLKRKEAEFRRAKVCKIAALIAAAACTVILVIVVPICTMKS from the exons ATGGAGTCCAACCAGGAAACCTCACTCTTCCTGGTGAAGATCTTGGAGGAGCTGGACACAAAGCAGAACACCGTTTCTTACCAGGATCTCTGCAAGTCACTCTGTGCAAGGTTTGATTTGTCCCAGTTGGCCAAACTCAGAAGTGTGCTGTTTTACACTGCTTGCCTGGATCCTAATTTCCCAGCGACTTTGttcaaagacaaaatgagaTGCACTGTAAACAATCAGCAATCAAAGAAAATCATGGTTGCAGCAGATATAGTAACAATATTCAACCTCATACAAATGAATGGGGGAGTGGCCAAGGAGAAGCTTCCAGTTGCAAGgcagaaagtgaagaagaaagagtCCTTCGAGTCCTGCAGATCCGACACGGAAATCTGCAACGTGGCAGACTGCGTGCCCAATTGCGAGCTGAATGACCAGGACTTTAACCAGGGCTTTCCGGTCAGAAGGTCTTCAAAATGCAGGAAGATGGACTGCAAAGACTGCCAACAGTTCGTTCCCTCATCAGAACCCAACTTTTTGCTTGGGGTCAATAAGGAGATGAAGGGCCGGGCTGCCTCTCTGGACAGGCTGCAGGCACTGGCATCTTACTCCATCGCCACGTCTCCGCCATGCGAGATGCAGAGTACATACTTCCCCATGAACATTGAAAACGAATCTATTTCAGACCAGGACTCCTTGCCAATAAGCGCAGGTCTGAAAGAAACCTTCATTTCAAATGATGAGCCGTTTGTGATGCAGTCGTGCATCCAGAAAAGGAATATATTCAAAGAAGATTTTCATAATCTGATTACGATATCTCCCAACTTAATACCGCCCAACAAAAAGCCAGAAGTTGGACACAGAGAGCctcagaacaggaaagaaagctcTAAGCAGGCTTTCTTCAACCACAGCTTTGAAATGCCATACAGCAGCCAGTACTTGAATCCAGTTTATTCTCCTATACCAGACAAAAGACGAGCGAAGCATGAAAGCCTAGATGATCTTCAAGCTTCAACGTATTTTGGCCCAACTACTATTCTTGGGCCCCAGGACAACAAAAAGTGGACaggaaaaccaaccaaacaaactgCCTGGCCAGCTAAAAGCTGGAGCTTAAATACTGAGGAGGTACCTGACTTCGAACGATCATTTTTTAATAGGAAGCAGTCAGAAGAGAAGACGCGCTACCAGAGTTCGAACAACCCATCTCCAAACTTTCCTTCAGCTGACAGGCATCAGTCCTACCTAAATGCAAAAGATCAGCAACCAATTATGCAGACAAATTATGCTGTGAAACAAAATGGGCATAAACCCAAGGAAATTCCTTCCATTCTAGATGTGGAAAAACATGAGCTGGTCAAAAAGTTTAAGGACAAAAGCATTAATTGTACTTCTGTTCAGATCTTAAGCATTGACAGGACCACAAGTGTTGGGACACAAACGGAGCAACAGGTCCTGGACCACAAAAAATGCAAGGATATGTGTGCACCAGGCCAAGCCAAGTATGGAGAACGGCACTCCCTTAAGCACTCGGATGATGACTCTGAAATTGTGAGTGATGATATCAGTGACATTTTCCGGTTTTTGGATGACATGAGTATCAGTGGGTCCACGGGAGTGATGCAGTCTTCGTGCTACAACAGCACTGGTTCCCTGTCTCAGGTGCATAAATCAGACTGTGACAGCTCACCTGAGCATAATTTGACTAAAATCTCCAATGGGAGTGCCTGCAACAAATTAGAAAAAGTGGTCCGGGCAGATGTCAGTAACACGGACGATGAACTGAAAACAAGTGTCTGCAAATTGGTTTTGAGGATTGGTGAAATAGAGAAGAAACTGGAGTCTCTCTCAGGCGTCCGTGAAGAAATCTCTCAAGTCCTGGGAAAATTAAGCAAGCTGGATCAAAAAATTCAGCAGCCAGAGAAGGTCAGTGTACAAATAGATCTTAATTCACTGACAAGCGAGGCCGCGTCAGATGAAAGTAACTCCCCGCAGATATTTCAGTGCCACAACACTCCTCATGGAGGCAAGCTGGAGAATAATCCAGAATGGTGCTGTTCAGACGCCAGTGGAAGTAACAGCGAAAGTCTTCGAgtaaaagccttaaaaaaaagtttatttactaGGAGGTCATCAAGATCATTAACAGAGGAAAATAGTGCAACTGAATCCAAAATAGCAAGTATTTCAAACTCTCCCCGAGACTGGAGAGCTATTACTTATAGCAACCAAGTTGGCATTACAGAAGAGGagatgaaagagagagatggaggagaaaataaagactGGCACAGGAAATCTAAAGAG GCAGACAGGCAATACGAAATCCCACAGCCACATAGACTCTCTAAACAGCCAAAAGATGCTTTCTTGATTGAACAAGTCTTTAGTCCTCATCCCTACCCTGCATCACTCAAGTCACACATGAAGAGCAACCCGCTCTACACAGACATGAGGCTGACGGAGCTGGCTGAAGTGAAACGCGCCCAGCCGTCATGGACCATAGAGGAATACACGAGGAATTCGGGGGATAAAGGCAAGATTGCAGCATTGGATCTACAA acTCAAGAATCTTTAAACCCAAACAACTTAGAATACTGGATGGAAGACATTTATACTCCTGGCTATGATTCCTTATTAAAACGCAAAGAAGCCGAGTTCAGAAGAGCAAAGGTTTGCAAGATAGCTGCCCTAATAGCAGCGGCAGCTTGTACAGTTATTCTGGTCATTGTAGTTCCCATTTGTACAATGAAATCCTGA